A genomic window from Silene latifolia isolate original U9 population chromosome Y, ASM4854445v1, whole genome shotgun sequence includes:
- the LOC141632216 gene encoding uncharacterized protein LOC141632216, whose translation MDCNCLVERVVDRIRSLGSRKLSYPGRVMLIKAVLQTLHSYWARIFILPKTVIGRIEAICRAYLWHGSDHKEIPALVSWKQICHSKNHGGLVLKDLHVWNLATIGKYAWWIAQKKDHLWVRWVNAICIKSTDWMAYKPRKGSSWAWRKICQVKDIIRDYLFTWDGLEKYNIKESYLRLKPDGMKVHWYPWMLNRWILPKYSFTCWLIAHQRLLTQDRLIRMKIAHSNCCFLCGSQEENHPHLFFDCLYSKKCLHMIANWCKVRLPDSNYIQWQVDWRQAAACRKKVTAMILACLMYHVWQIRNISRMDGYVWRPEVLFNRVKYEVKSRLYHCDIRSKNVNVINWIEYLKKH comes from the coding sequence ATGGACTGTAACTGTTTAGTGGAGAGGGTGGTTGATAGAATAAGAAGTTTGGGTTCAAGAAAACTATCTTATCCAGGGAGGGTTATGTTGATCAAAGCTGTCCTGCAAACCTTACATAGTTATTGGGCTCGAATTTTTATTCTACCAAAGACTGTTATAGGTAGGATTGAGGCTATCTGTAGAGCTTACCTTTGGCATGGCTCTGACCATAAGGAAATCCCTGCTTTGGTGTCATGGAAGCAGATTTGTCATTCTAAAAATCATGGTGGATTGGTGTTGAAAGATTTACATGTATGGAACTTAGCTACCATTGGTAAATATGCTTGGTGGATAGCTCAGAAGAAGGATCACCTCTGGGTCAGGTGGGTGAATGCAATTTGCATTAAGAGCACTGACTGGATGGCCTATAAACCAAGAAAGGGAAGCAGTTGGGCCTGGAGGAAAATCTGTCAGGTTAAGGACATTATTAGAGATTATTTGTTTACATGGGATGGCTTAGAGAAGTATAATATAAAGGAGAGTTATCTGAGGCTAAAACCAGATGGGATGAAGGTTCATTGGTATCCTTGGATGTTGAATAGATGGATCCTACCTAAGTATTCTTTCACGTGCTGGCTCATAGCTCATCAGAGACTTCTCACTCAAGATAGGCTCATTCGAATGAAGATTGCCCATAGTAACTGCTGTTTTCTGTGTGGCAGTCAAGAAGAGAACCACCCTCATCTCTTCTTTGACTGTTTATACAGTAAGAAATGTCTCCATATGATAGCTAACTGGTGTAAGGTCAGGTTACCTGATAGTAATTATATTCAGTGGCAGGTTGATTGGCGACAGGCTGCTGCGTGCAGGAAGAAGGTGACTGCAATGATTCTGGCTTGCTTGATGTACCATGTTTGGCAGATAAGAAACATTAGCAGAATGGATGGTTATGTGTGGAGGCCTGAGGTCCTCTTCAATAGGGTGAAATATGAAGTGAAAAGTAGACTATATCATTGTGATATTAGGAGTAAAAATGTAAATGTGATTAATTGGATTGAATACCTTAAAAAGCATTGA